In Candidatus Methylomirabilis sp., the genomic stretch CGTCGCATAGTTGTTCAGGGTGCGGGTGAGGGCCGCCTTGAACCCGATCAGGTGACTCCCGCCGTCGGTGGTCCGGATGCTGTTGGCGTAGGCGAAGACGTTCTCCGTGTAGCCGTCGTTGTACTGGATCGCCACCTCGACCAGGACCCCGTTCCGCTCCTGGACGATGTAGATGGGCTTCGGGTGGAGGACCGTCTTGTTCTTGTTCAGGTGCTCCACGAAGGAGACGATCCCCCCCTTGTAGAAGAACTCCCGCTTCTCGTCGGTGCGCTCGTCCGTCAGGGTGATCCGGAGGCCCTTCGTGAGGAACGACAGCTCCCGGAGCCGGTTCGCCAGGGTGTCCAGGTTGAAGGTTCGCTCCTCGAGGATCTGTCCGTCGGGCATGAAGCGGATGCGGGTCCCGTGCCGCCGCGTCTTCCCGATGACCTCCAAGGCCGTCACCGGCTTGCCGCGCTCGTAGCGCTGCCGGTACACCTTCCCCTCCCGGTGGACCTCCACCTCCAGCCACTCGGAGAGGGCGTTCACCACCGACACCCCCACCCCGTGCAGGCCCCCGGAGACCTTGTAGGCCTTGTTGTCGAATTTCCCGCCCGCGTGGAGCTTGGTCAGGACCACCTCGAGCGCCGGCAGCCCCGTCTCGCGGTGCACGTCTACCGGGATGCCCCGGCCGTCGTCCACGACGGTCACGCTGTTGTCAAGGTGGACCGTGACCTCGATCTGCGTGCAGTGCCCGACGAGCGCCTCGTCCACGCTGTTATCCACGACTTCGTAGACCAGGTGGTGCAGCCCCTCCGCTCCCGTCCCGCCGATGTACATGGCCGGCCGGGTCCGCACCGCCTCGAGGCCCTCCAGCACCCGGATCTGCTCGGCCGTATAGTCGGGGGGCTGCTCGGCCCCCTCCGCGATCCGTTCCGTCGTCATAGGCTCCTCGGCTCCGTCCCTGTTCCTATCGGCGCTCGACGCGCCCGTCCGCGACCTCGTAGACCGTCGCGCCCGCCCTCCACTCGCCGAGGCCGGCCGTCTCCAGGGCGGTCAGCACGACCTGATCTCCCCCCCGAATGAAGTCCAGAACCCTCCCGACCCGGACCCCGTCGAGCTCGGAGAGCACATCGTCCAGCAGCAGGAGCGGCGGCTCGCCGATGGCCGCCCGCGTCAGCTCCAGCTCCACCGCCCTCAGGGCCAGGGCCAGCAGCCGGGCCTCCCCCCGGGAGGCCTGCTGCGGGACCGGCCGCCCGTCCAGATCGAGCGCCACCTCGTCCCGTTGGGGCACGACCAGACTCACGCCCGCCCGGACCTCTTCCCCCCGCCGCCGGGCCAGCGCCTTCAGGATCTGCTCCCGCGCCGCCGCCGGGTCCGCCTCCGGCTCCACCCCGAACGCCGGACGGTAGGCGCACGCCGCCGCCCCTGGTCCGCCGAGCCGCTCGTAGGTGGCGGGAAGCCGCGCCGCCACCGCCAGCGCCGCCTGCCGGCGCCGCCCGGCGATCCGAGCGTAGGTCGCCGCCAGTTGCTGATCCCACGGGTCCAGGGCTTCCGCCGCGCGGGTCCGGAGGAGCCGATTGCGCTGCTCCGTGATCCGCCGCGCCCGCCGCAGGTCGTCGCCGTGACCCGCCCGCTGGGCGAGCGCCGCCAGGCGGTCCAGGTAGCGGCGCCGGGGCTCGCTCCCCGATCCCGCGAGGATCAGGTCCTCGGGGGAGAAGACCACCGCGGGGACCAGGCTCCGCAACTCCGCGGCACCCGCGAGCCGCCGCCCGTCCACCGCGGCCGCCAGCCGTCCCGCGCCTCCCTGAACCGTCGCGGTCCGCGGCCCAGCTGGGCCCCCAAGCACCGCGCGCATAAAAAATCCCTCCGCCCCCCTCCGCACCAGGTCCTCGGTCCTGGAACTCCGGAAGGACTGGAGGGTCGCCGCGACGTAGAGGGCTTCCAGCAGGTTCGTCTTCCCCTGCGCGTTCCTCCCGACCAGCGCCGTCACAGGTCGCGGGAACTCCACCGCGGCCTGGGCGTAGTTGCGGAAGTCATGAATGACGAGCGTCTCGATCCCCACGCGGCCATGATCCGTCTGCGCCTAGATGCGCATCGGCATGATGACGCAGCTGTAGTCCTGCCCCTGGAGCGGGCGGAAGAGGGCGGGGCTCAGGGGATCGTTCAGGTGGATGCTCACTTCCGGCTCATCCACCACCGCCAGGAAGTCCAGGATGTACCGGGCGTTGAACCCCGCCGTCAGGTCCTTCTCCGCGTGCTGGACCTCCACCTCCTCCCGGGCCTCCCCCAGGTCCAGATTGACGCACGAGACCGTCAGCCG encodes the following:
- a CDS encoding ATP-binding protein — translated: MTTERIAEGAEQPPDYTAEQIRVLEGLEAVRTRPAMYIGGTGAEGLHHLVYEVVDNSVDEALVGHCTQIEVTVHLDNSVTVVDDGRGIPVDVHRETGLPALEVVLTKLHAGGKFDNKAYKVSGGLHGVGVSVVNALSEWLEVEVHREGKVYRQRYERGKPVTALEVIGKTRRHGTRIRFMPDGQILEERTFNLDTLANRLRELSFLTKGLRITLTDERTDEKREFFYKGGIVSFVEHLNKNKTVLHPKPIYIVQERNGVLVEVAIQYNDGYTENVFAYANSIRTTDGGSHLIGFKAALTRTLNNYAT
- the recF gene encoding DNA replication and repair protein RecF (All proteins in this family for which functions are known are DNA-binding proteins that assist the filamentation of RecA onto DNA for the initiation of recombination or recombinational repair.), with protein sequence MGIETLVIHDFRNYAQAAVEFPRPVTALVGRNAQGKTNLLEALYVAATLQSFRSSRTEDLVRRGAEGFFMRAVLGGPAGPRTATVQGGAGRLAAAVDGRRLAGAAELRSLVPAVVFSPEDLILAGSGSEPRRRYLDRLAALAQRAGHGDDLRRARRITEQRNRLLRTRAAEALDPWDQQLAATYARIAGRRRQAALAVAARLPATYERLGGPGAAACAYRPAFGVEPEADPAAAREQILKALARRRGEEVRAGVSLVVPQRDEVALDLDGRPVPQQASRGEARLLALALRAVELELTRAAIGEPPLLLLDDVLSELDGVRVGRVLDFIRGGDQVVLTALETAGLGEWRAGATVYEVADGRVERR